One Sporomusaceae bacterium ACPt DNA window includes the following coding sequences:
- the cydD gene encoding ATP-binding/permease protein CydD, translating into MVNRQLGIEALAHRGLLAAVAGLGAGGGALVVAQAYLLTQAIDRIFLGKQDLAAVAGILWLLFSLALLRAAVSYLEGVLAFKLAAAVKTGIRQRLISHLFGLGPVALARQPAGELVNVLSEGVENLEAYFSRYLPQLAKAVVIPASILLIVGALDLTSAVIMLITAPLIPVFMILIGKVAEKMNARQWETLNRLSAHFLDVLAGLTTLKLFGRSSEQTAVIARVSKEFREATMDVLKVAFLSALVLELLATISTALVAVTVGLRLVYSEVTFAQALFVLLLAPEYYLPLRLLGSQFHAGMAGTTAAADIFRLFALTGAQATGGHVPLPVQQRIAIEFHDVYAAYQGGERPALAGVSFTINAGEHIAIVGPSGAGKSTVAALLLGFILPAAGKITVNGIDLNTLKRADWLRQVAFVPQRPHLFQGTVADNIRMVRPDASLTAVIDAAKAAGAHEFIIRLPKGYDTPVGEGGQGISGGERQRLAVARAFLQDAPLIILDEAARGLDPAAQAAMDAALARLLTGRTAIIIDHRLTTVRQADRIIVLTGGQIAESGTHAELLGQAGLYSQLVAASQAGEGYCV; encoded by the coding sequence GTGGTAAACAGACAGTTAGGGATAGAAGCGCTTGCACACCGGGGTTTGTTAGCTGCCGTTGCCGGACTGGGAGCAGGTGGCGGAGCGCTGGTGGTTGCTCAGGCATATTTGCTTACCCAGGCCATTGACCGGATATTTTTGGGCAAGCAAGATTTAGCCGCTGTGGCCGGAATATTGTGGCTGTTGTTTAGCTTGGCGCTGCTACGGGCGGCTGTTAGCTACCTGGAAGGAGTGCTGGCTTTTAAGCTGGCGGCAGCCGTCAAGACCGGCATTCGGCAACGGTTGATCAGCCATCTTTTCGGGCTTGGCCCGGTAGCGCTGGCCCGGCAGCCTGCCGGAGAACTGGTTAATGTCTTAAGCGAAGGAGTAGAAAATCTTGAAGCTTATTTCTCCAGATATTTGCCGCAACTGGCCAAGGCGGTCGTTATCCCGGCATCTATTTTGCTGATCGTCGGAGCGCTTGATTTGACTTCGGCTGTTATCATGCTGATTACAGCCCCGCTCATTCCGGTCTTCATGATTCTTATCGGCAAAGTTGCCGAAAAGATGAACGCCAGGCAGTGGGAAACGCTAAATCGCCTGAGTGCTCATTTTCTCGATGTACTGGCCGGACTGACGACATTGAAACTGTTTGGCCGGAGTAGTGAACAGACGGCAGTAATTGCCAGGGTGAGCAAAGAATTCCGCGAGGCTACCATGGATGTTCTGAAAGTAGCATTTTTGTCGGCTCTGGTGCTCGAACTCCTAGCCACTATCAGTACCGCGCTGGTGGCGGTGACGGTGGGCCTTAGACTGGTATATAGTGAAGTGACGTTTGCTCAGGCCTTGTTTGTGCTTTTGTTGGCGCCTGAATATTATTTGCCGCTCAGACTGCTAGGCAGCCAGTTTCACGCCGGGATGGCGGGTACAACGGCTGCGGCTGATATTTTCCGGCTGTTCGCTTTGACTGGCGCGCAGGCAACCGGCGGCCATGTGCCGCTGCCGGTACAGCAGCGTATAGCAATTGAATTTCACGATGTTTACGCAGCTTACCAGGGCGGGGAGCGTCCGGCTCTAGCCGGGGTGTCATTTACGATTAACGCCGGCGAGCATATCGCTATAGTTGGTCCGAGTGGCGCCGGCAAGAGTACGGTGGCGGCACTGCTGCTGGGCTTTATTTTGCCTGCCGCGGGAAAAATAACGGTGAACGGCATAGACCTTAATACTCTTAAACGGGCCGACTGGCTGCGGCAGGTAGCGTTTGTGCCCCAACGGCCTCACTTGTTTCAAGGTACAGTTGCCGATAACATCCGGATGGTGCGGCCTGACGCTTCACTTACTGCCGTGATTGACGCTGCTAAGGCAGCCGGGGCGCATGAGTTTATTATCCGTTTGCCCAAAGGTTATGATACTCCGGTAGGCGAAGGCGGACAGGGGATCAGTGGCGGCGAACGGCAACGGCTGGCAGTTGCCAGAGCGTTTTTGCAGGATGCGCCGCTGATTATTTTGGATGAGGCGGCACGGGGGCTTGACCCGGCAGCTCAGGCGGCCATGGACGCTGCATTGGCGCGGCTGCTTACCGGGCGAACAGCTATTATTATTGACCACCGCCTGACAACTGTGCGTCAAGCCGATCGAATCATTGTGCTGACAGGCGGCCAAATAGCCGAGAGCGGGACGCACGCCGAACTTTTGGGCCAAGCCGGGTTGTACAGCCAATTGGTGGCCGCTTCCCAGGCCGGGGAGGGATATTGTGTTTAA
- a CDS encoding Putative multidrug export ATP-binding/permease protein, whose protein sequence is MFKIILGSRRTLLVAAAACVLGSLTILSNVGLLATSAWLISAAALHPPVAELSVAIVGVRFFGLSRAVCRYLERYLSHDVTFRLLADIRVWLYGVLEPLAPVGLAKLGKGDIFSRLVADVETLKYFYLRALFPAFIAVLAVAATVGLVAWLAPPLAWPVTGALLAAGCGIPAVIGWLEGVAGRGVVDARSRLNGCLADSIEGVTELAAFGQADAQAAKVAAVNARFIACQTRSNAITSLADALGALSMNLTVIAVIALAAPLVTGGGLAGIYLAVIALAIQAGFEAILPLPAVVYYVKESAAAMGRLAAVAGMPPGVSHSGVETVSTSCIELSARDLSFTYQPDLPPALTGISFDLPPGKRLAIVGPSGAGKSSLAGLILRFWDYTAGSLCINRRGVRSYPPEEVRRLFSVVSQDTYLFNATIRDNILLAKPDATPVELAAAVTGAMLDEFIDRLPQGLETATGQNGLALSGGERQRIALARALLKGAPVWLLDEPTAGLDAKAEGIVMENILYAAGARAVILITHRLTGLEAMDEIIVLDRGCIAERGTLPELLTAKGMFYHLWRLQHDLVNSA, encoded by the coding sequence GTGTTTAAAATTATTCTTGGCAGCCGCCGGACGCTGCTGGTGGCTGCTGCGGCCTGTGTGCTGGGCAGTCTCACCATATTGTCGAATGTCGGCCTGTTAGCTACCTCGGCCTGGCTGATTTCGGCAGCAGCGTTGCATCCGCCGGTGGCCGAACTGTCGGTGGCCATTGTCGGCGTGCGCTTTTTTGGCCTGTCACGTGCGGTATGCCGCTATTTAGAACGGTATCTCAGCCATGATGTTACTTTTCGGTTGCTGGCCGACATCAGGGTATGGCTGTACGGTGTGCTTGAGCCACTGGCTCCCGTGGGTTTGGCGAAGCTAGGCAAGGGTGATATTTTCAGCCGGCTGGTAGCTGATGTCGAAACTTTGAAATATTTCTATCTGCGGGCTCTATTTCCGGCGTTTATTGCCGTGTTGGCCGTTGCCGCAACAGTGGGTCTGGTGGCTTGGCTGGCGCCGCCGCTTGCCTGGCCGGTAACCGGGGCCCTGCTGGCGGCAGGTTGTGGCATACCGGCGGTAATTGGCTGGTTGGAGGGGGTGGCCGGACGTGGTGTCGTTGACGCCAGGTCCCGGCTTAACGGCTGCCTGGCTGACAGTATTGAAGGGGTGACAGAACTGGCCGCTTTTGGCCAGGCTGATGCTCAGGCTGCTAAAGTGGCGGCTGTAAACGCCCGGTTTATTGCTTGCCAAACGCGGTCTAATGCAATAACGTCCTTAGCAGACGCTCTGGGGGCATTAAGCATGAACCTGACAGTTATCGCTGTTATCGCGTTGGCGGCGCCGCTCGTTACCGGCGGGGGGCTGGCCGGGATCTACCTGGCGGTAATCGCCCTTGCTATACAGGCCGGTTTTGAGGCCATCTTGCCGTTACCGGCAGTAGTCTACTATGTTAAGGAAAGTGCTGCCGCCATGGGGCGGCTTGCCGCCGTAGCCGGTATGCCGCCCGGTGTTTCCCATTCAGGTGTTGAGACCGTATCAACAAGTTGCATTGAGCTTTCGGCCCGGGACTTGTCGTTTACTTATCAGCCGGATTTACCGCCGGCGCTAACCGGCATATCCTTTGATCTGCCGCCAGGCAAGCGGCTGGCGATAGTTGGGCCAAGCGGCGCAGGCAAAAGCAGCCTGGCCGGGCTGATCCTGCGCTTTTGGGACTACACTGCCGGTTCGCTTTGTATAAACAGGCGCGGGGTTAGGAGTTATCCGCCGGAGGAAGTGCGCCGCCTGTTTAGTGTAGTCAGCCAGGATACCTATTTATTTAACGCGACAATTCGCGATAATATTTTGTTGGCTAAACCTGACGCTACGCCCGTGGAGCTGGCTGCAGCCGTTACCGGGGCAATGCTGGACGAATTTATTGACAGGCTGCCTCAAGGCCTGGAAACAGCAACAGGCCAAAACGGGCTGGCCCTTTCCGGTGGTGAACGTCAGCGTATTGCGTTGGCCCGGGCCCTCTTGAAAGGTGCACCGGTTTGGCTTTTGGACGAACCGACAGCCGGGCTTGACGCTAAAGCTGAAGGAATTGTTATGGAGAATATTTTATACGCGGCAGGTGCACGGGCAGTAATCTTGATAACCCACCGTCTGACCGGACTGGAAGCTATGGATGAAATCATTGTTCTGGATAGGGGGTGTATTGCCGAGCGGGGCACACTGCCTGAATTACTGACTGCCAAGGGAATGTTTTACCATCTGTGGAGGCTGCAGCATGATCTGGTAAATAGTGCTTGA
- a CDS encoding N-acetyldiaminopimelate deacetylase, with translation MNNIKKLIEREFGYVQNMRRYFHAYPEVAFQEASTQQKILAELSAMGIDARPAAGTGVIAEIAGERPGKTVALRADMDALALSEELDKPYRSQNPGVCHACGHDGHMAILLGLAKIFAGLRQELPGRVRLLFQPGEEQLPGGALNLIAAGALDGVDAVLGAHLWQPLAVGTMGIVSGPIMASANEFSITVQGRGGHASMPHQTVDALLTGSQIVVALNTLVSRSVDPQTPAVVSVGVFKAGEVSNIIADKALITGTVRVFDTELRQHIFNRIEEIAAGICQAAGAGCTVNFYAGYPPVVNHSGEIVETVAAAGHETLGNTGVVAIKPVMAGEDFGYYLERVPGAFMLIGAGNCDAGIVHPHHHPKFDIDEQALAYAMEIMARATLKLLL, from the coding sequence GTGAACAATATCAAGAAATTGATTGAGCGAGAGTTTGGTTATGTACAAAATATGCGCCGCTATTTTCACGCCTATCCTGAGGTTGCTTTTCAGGAAGCCAGTACTCAACAAAAAATTTTGGCCGAACTTAGTGCTATGGGTATTGACGCCAGACCGGCGGCCGGCACAGGCGTTATTGCTGAAATTGCGGGTGAACGTCCGGGAAAAACAGTGGCACTAAGAGCCGATATGGATGCGCTGGCTTTGAGTGAAGAGCTGGATAAGCCATATCGCTCACAAAATCCTGGTGTGTGCCACGCCTGCGGTCACGACGGCCATATGGCCATATTGCTTGGCTTGGCCAAAATTTTTGCCGGTTTACGGCAGGAACTGCCCGGCAGGGTGCGGTTATTATTTCAACCCGGCGAAGAACAACTGCCTGGCGGTGCGCTTAACCTGATTGCTGCCGGTGCGCTTGACGGTGTAGACGCTGTGCTGGGGGCCCACCTCTGGCAGCCGCTGGCCGTAGGGACAATGGGAATAGTATCCGGGCCAATTATGGCATCAGCCAACGAGTTCAGTATTACCGTGCAAGGCCGGGGCGGGCATGCATCAATGCCGCACCAGACGGTAGATGCCCTTTTGACCGGATCCCAAATTGTGGTTGCGCTTAATACGCTGGTCAGCCGCAGCGTTGACCCGCAAACGCCAGCGGTAGTATCGGTCGGTGTGTTCAAAGCCGGTGAAGTATCAAATATTATTGCCGATAAGGCTTTAATTACCGGAACTGTCCGGGTATTTGACACTGAGCTCCGTCAACATATTTTCAATCGCATTGAGGAAATAGCTGCCGGTATTTGTCAGGCTGCCGGCGCCGGGTGTACAGTTAATTTTTACGCAGGGTATCCCCCTGTTGTCAATCACTCCGGAGAAATAGTCGAGACTGTGGCGGCAGCCGGGCACGAGACGCTGGGTAACACCGGGGTAGTGGCAATCAAGCCGGTTATGGCTGGTGAAGACTTTGGCTACTACCTGGAACGCGTGCCTGGCGCTTTCATGCTGATTGGCGCAGGCAATTGTGATGCCGGCATTGTGCATCCGCACCATCATCCTAAATTTGATATTGATGAACAAGCGCTGGCGTATGCTATGGAAATTATGGCCAGGGCAACGCTGAAGCTGTTGCTTTAA